Proteins from a single region of Weeksella virosa DSM 16922:
- a CDS encoding T9SS type A sorting domain-containing protein translates to MRNIIFFIFYIFIGITQLSAQTGTRHNPMSLQNEEKVVLISPNPATNQITVNASKVSTKVNSIAIYSIIGNEVLNIRPESNTVVMNVANLKKGKYIVKTFFSNGNSEVTTLIKN, encoded by the coding sequence ATGAGAAACATTATATTTTTTATATTTTATATATTTATAGGAATCACACAATTATCTGCACAGACAGGTACTCGTCATAATCCAATGTCTTTGCAGAACGAGGAGAAAGTTGTGTTGATCTCTCCCAATCCTGCTACTAATCAGATAACTGTGAATGCTTCTAAAGTTTCAACGAAAGTAAACTCAATCGCTATATATTCTATCATTGGAAATGAGGTTCTAAATATTAGGCCAGAGTCGAATACCGTTGTTATGAATGTTGCAAACCTAAAAAAAGGTAAATATATAGTAAAAACATTCTTCAGTAATGGAAATTCTGAAGTGACAACGTTGATAAAAAATTAG
- a CDS encoding T9SS type A sorting domain-containing protein encodes MKNILLFALNFFVCNSYAQTTKISFEENEGFISGPLNNQKGWFAYHIVDDDFVAYDGGEISKEKQSDGENSLYLIPTSTFGFKGVLNKVSPIYDRTKISMDIFLEPKSSDLMSDIVLSLKNQDSLALASINFSGFDDKIYAGVGDFLEEIPNSSFETNQWLNVTFEIDQTKKNSKIYLESTKILDNSFAPFGGELSFFDLFMIDLGTSFYIDNIRISQLDILSTNENSSTELEIYPNPSHDYIHLKTKEKVETLLLFDAYGKYISLPKTNQQTIDIQHLENGIYYLQLKTPDSVIIKRIIKK; translated from the coding sequence ATGAAAAATATTCTACTATTTGCTTTAAACTTTTTTGTTTGTAACAGCTATGCACAAACTACTAAAATTTCTTTCGAAGAGAATGAAGGCTTCATAAGCGGCCCGCTCAACAACCAAAAAGGTTGGTTTGCTTACCATATAGTCGACGATGATTTTGTTGCCTACGATGGTGGAGAAATCAGCAAAGAAAAGCAATCGGACGGAGAGAACTCTCTTTACCTTATTCCAACATCTACCTTTGGCTTCAAAGGGGTTCTTAACAAAGTTTCACCAATATATGATCGAACCAAAATTTCGATGGATATTTTTTTAGAACCTAAAAGTTCAGATTTGATGTCGGATATTGTTTTGAGTCTAAAAAACCAAGATTCTCTTGCTCTGGCTTCGATTAATTTTAGTGGTTTTGATGATAAAATTTATGCGGGAGTTGGGGACTTTTTAGAAGAAATTCCGAATTCTTCTTTCGAAACAAACCAATGGTTAAATGTGACTTTCGAAATTGATCAAACAAAAAAGAACTCAAAAATATACTTAGAAAGCACCAAAATTTTAGACAATTCTTTTGCACCTTTTGGTGGGGAGTTGAGTTTTTTCGATTTGTTTATGATTGATTTAGGAACGAGTTTTTACATTGATAATATCAGAATCTCTCAATTAGATATCCTATCGACAAATGAAAATTCTTCTACAGAATTGGAGATTTATCCGAATCCAAGTCATGATTATATCCATCTAAAAACCAAGGAAAAAGTCGAGACTTTGCTTTTATTTGATGCGTATGGTAAATATATTTCATTGCCCAAAACAAACCAACAAACCATTGATATTCAACATTTAGAAAACGGAATTTATTATTTACAACTCAAAACTCCTGATTCGGTAATTATCAAGCGAATTATCAAAAAGTAA
- the dinB gene encoding DNA polymerase IV — translation MTRKIIHIDMDAFYASVEQRDHPELRGKCIAVGSSSDRGVVATASYEARRYGVRSAMPSAVAKRKCPQLIFVKGNFAAYKEVSNQIKEIFAEYTDLIEPLSLDEAYLDVTHNHPNIEYATTIAKEIKQKIKETTKLTASAGVSFNKFLAKIASDYRKPDGLFVITPKMAEKFVEELPIEKFYGIGKQTAQRMRMMNIETGKDLKKLSLEKILREFGKSGLYYYNIARAIDHREVKSHRIRKSIGTENTFVTDLNDLQELKKRLIPMIEEVWMWTVKNQTYGRTITLKMKFNDFQVSTKSKTFLFSIQDAQLFKQAALELLQEAYTPFRPVRLIGISLSNLDHNKLYGEQLRIEFPQD, via the coding sequence GTGACTCGGAAGATTATCCATATCGATATGGATGCATTTTATGCATCGGTTGAGCAGCGAGATCACCCAGAACTTCGTGGCAAATGCATTGCTGTCGGGAGTAGTTCTGATCGTGGAGTTGTAGCTACAGCAAGCTACGAAGCTAGACGATACGGTGTACGTTCTGCCATGCCTTCTGCTGTAGCGAAGAGAAAATGTCCACAACTTATTTTTGTAAAAGGAAATTTTGCTGCATACAAAGAAGTTTCGAATCAAATAAAAGAAATTTTTGCAGAATACACTGACCTAATCGAGCCACTATCACTGGATGAAGCGTATTTAGATGTAACTCATAATCACCCGAATATCGAATATGCTACGACGATTGCCAAAGAAATTAAACAAAAAATAAAAGAAACAACAAAGCTCACTGCTTCGGCTGGCGTTTCTTTCAATAAATTTTTAGCCAAAATTGCATCCGATTATCGTAAACCAGACGGTTTGTTTGTCATCACACCCAAAATGGCCGAAAAATTTGTAGAAGAATTACCTATCGAAAAATTTTACGGAATTGGGAAACAGACTGCACAACGGATGCGGATGATGAATATAGAAACAGGGAAAGACCTAAAAAAACTTTCATTGGAAAAAATCCTTCGAGAATTCGGAAAATCGGGTTTGTATTATTACAATATCGCTCGTGCAATTGACCACCGAGAAGTGAAAAGTCATCGCATCAGAAAATCGATCGGGACAGAAAATACCTTTGTTACCGATTTGAATGATCTACAAGAACTGAAGAAACGTCTTATTCCGATGATCGAAGAAGTGTGGATGTGGACTGTGAAAAACCAAACGTATGGTAGAACAATTACCCTGAAAATGAAGTTCAATGATTTTCAAGTGAGCACAAAAAGTAAAACGTTTTTATTTTCAATTCAAGATGCTCAACTTTTCAAGCAAGCAGCTTTAGAGTTATTGCAAGAAGCTTATACTCCTTTTCGACCTGTACGACTTATCGGAATTTCCTTAAGTAATCTAGACCACAACAAACTATATGGCGAACAATTGCGTATAGAATTTCCTCAAGATTAG